A portion of the Euwallacea similis isolate ESF13 chromosome 8, ESF131.1, whole genome shotgun sequence genome contains these proteins:
- the Rassf gene encoding uncharacterized protein Rassf, producing MWKCHKCQKPVYFAERKHSLGYNWHPECLRCEECGKRLNPGQHAEHKGVPYCHVPCYGALFGPQLFGHGSRVESHTSFGKKESPKLGNKLPRSALESKIKVYNQFFEGKSGEIRSREVNGRYVLEGSLRIHWGVHGVIHLKENDDQRTVVTVRKRNSCRASSSPEYDTDEDVQNISRDTSLNDISTCSSTTTLEISKSDTGIESGSDSIDSSLSDNDLGSPKNNIMPKSVTLPSKLDVKNMDWDELDDLLQVERKVDDGEKLYQTMPMPLPSQISTDSDSTTCSLEQTINKPSLTITEDSSSSTLKAPLHLKITDNSVSEDKIPLLSQSFSDTWTLGSLNRSMSGPDCLERLRDPSPLDIDRLSITSADVSSLSEQTGDEVVLRRPYKSTAIKRRPGRRLSRSKVKRRCSINGHFYDRETSIFTPPHGSQMSVWVTSMVNSQEVIKLMLEKYKVESDWNHFALFVVRDNGEQRRLKDDECPLLTRVMLGPHEDVAKLFIVDRSTTQEVSSEVAQFLNLSLVECRAILNQYYSQEEREVAKIKEKFAEMQRRMIYYMKLKQKVV from the exons ATGTGGAAATGTCATAAGTGCCAGAAGCCTGTGTATTTCG CCGAGAGAAAACATTCCTTGGGTTACAACTGGCATCCAGAATGTCTCCGATGTGAGGAGTGCGGCAAAAGGCTGAATCCAGGCCAACATGCTGAACACAAGGGCGTGCCTTATTGTCATGTGCCTTGCTATGGAGCCTTATTTGGTCCCCAGCTCTTCGGCCATGGGAGTCGGGTGGAATCTCACACCAGCTTTGGCAAAAAGGAGTCTCCGAAATTGGGAAATAAATTGCCAAGATCAGCTTTagaatctaaaattaaa GTGTACAATCAATTTTTTGAGGGAAAAAGTGGAGAAATTCGAAGCCGTGAGGTAAATGGGCGGTATGTGCTTGAAGGCTCATTACGCATTCATTGGGGAGTGCATGGGGTGATTcacttaaaagaaaatgatgaTCAAAGAACAGTGGTTACTGTGCGCAAAAGAAACTCTTGTCGTGCCAGTTCTAGTCCTGAATATGATACTGATGAAGATGTGCAGAACATTTCAAGAGATACCAGTTTAAATGACATATCAACCTGCTCCAGTACAACCACCTTGGAAATTAGCAAATCTGATACAGGAATTGAGAGCGGATCTGACTCTATCGACTCTAGTCTCTCAGACAATGATCTGGGCTCTCCAAAAAACAACATTATGCCTAAGAGTGTCACTTTGCCTTCAAAGTTGGATGTAAAAAACATGGATTGGGACGAATTGGATGATCTACTTCAAGTAGAAAGGAAGGTAGATGATGGGGAAAAGTTATATCAAACTATGCCAATGCCTTTGCCTTCACAAATCAGCACAGACAGTGATTCTACTACTTG CTCTTTGGAGCAGACCATTAATAAGCCCAGTTTGACAATAACCGAAGATTCTAGTAGTAGTACTCTCAAGGCGCCTTTACACCTTAAAATAACTGATAATAGTGTTAGCGAAGATAAAATCCCTCTTTTGAGTCAGTCCTTTAGCGACACATGGACTTTAGGCAGTTTAAACAG ATCTATGTCAGGGCCGGACTGCTTGGAAAGGTTGCGAGATCCAAGTCCCCTTGATATAGACAGACTGAGCATTACAAGTGCAGATGTTAGTTCACTTTCTGAGCAGACTGGTGACGAAGTAGTGCTGCGAAGGCCTTATAAAAGCACCGCAATTAAGAGACGTCCAGGGAGGAGACTGTCTAGAAGCAAA GTAAAGCGAAGATGCTCGATTAATGGACATTTTTACGACAGAGAAACCAGCATTTTTACGCCCCCTCACGGTAGTCAAATGAGCGTTTGGGTTACCTCCATGGTGAATTCGCAGGAGGTCATCAAGTTAATGCTAGAGAAATACAAAGTTGAGAGTGATTGGAATCATTTTGCTTTGTTTGTCGTCAGAGACAATGGCG AGCAAAGAAGACTGAAAGATGACGAATGTCCCCTTTTGACCAGAGTAATGTTGGGTCCCCACGAAGATGTAGCAAAGCTTTTTATAGTGGACCGCAGCACCACGCAGGAAGTTAGTAGTGAGGTAGCTCAGTTCCTCAATCTTTCCCTAGTGGAATGCAGGGCCATTCTTAATCAGTACTATTCACAGGAGGAACGAGAGGTGGCGAAAATCAAGGAGAA ATTTGCTGAAATGCAGAGACGAATGATCTActatatgaaattaaaacagaaGGTTGTATAG
- the LOC136410248 gene encoding uncharacterized protein — protein sequence MWNQILLITLLQVLYISTKSIKPIEGPLWLERIRSIGDSVGEAESALKGRNNILRDYGNIDEDVGIKEKMTLLSSLKSSSEKRALSMFARWGPINTIGKDRNPIRSGYPPKSFDSISTQTRSRMLGQPLRWG from the exons ATGTGGAATCAAATCCTTCTGATAACACTGCTTCAAGTCCTCTACATATCGACGAAGTCAATAAAGCCGATAGAGGGGCCGCTTTGGCTGGAGAGAATTCGCAGCATCGGGGATAGTGTTGGGGAAGCGGAGAGCGCCCTCAAGGGGCGTAATAACATTTTGCGGGATTATGGAAACATAGATGAAG ATGTAGGCATTAAAGAAAAGATGACCTTACTATCGTCCTTAAAGTCATCCTCAGAAAAACGCGCATTATCAATGTTCGCTCGATGGGGCCCGATAAACACAATCGGCAAGGACCGGAATCCCATTAGAAGTGGATATCCCCCCAAGAGTTTTGATTCCATAAG CACTCAGACCAGAAGCCGAATGCTGGGACAACCATTGCGATGGGGCTAA
- the LOC136410444 gene encoding 3-hydroxyisobutyryl-CoA hydrolase, mitochondrial-like yields MLIKSATLGLFTKLSQAHQPRLLQNSRKMCSAEPDVIIQDCGDKGLIILNRPKALNSLNVSMVDKIYPALKKWESEKKLVIIKGNGGKAFCAGGDVKAITEAAFKGNKLGYEFFKKEYTNNGLIGSYKIPYVAFIDGIVMGGGVGLSVHGPYRIATERSLFAMPETQIGLFPDVGGSHFLPKLTGKLGWYLALTGVRLKGTDLFKAGIATHLTDSSNLEKIEKELLKTSNESEIKSVLNKYHKNDEKREFSLNPYLGKIDACFSAPTVEEIYLRLEKDGSKWAEETIALLNKMSPTSLKITLQQLELGKRMDLHECLKMEYRMAVNCVDGHDFREGVRALLIDKDQSPKWKPANLKDVTSEIIDKHFRRLPEEMELKHKL; encoded by the exons atg CTTATAAAAAGCGCCACATTGGGGCTGTTCACCAAACTCTCACAAGCTCACCAACCAAGACTTCTgcaaaattctagaaaaatgTGCTCTGCAGAACCTGATGTGATAATTCAAGATTGCGGTGATAAGGGGCTAATCATTTTAAATCGCCCAAAGGCCCTAAATTCCTTGAATGTCTCTATGGTTGACAAAATTTATCCAGCATTGAAAAAATGGGAGTCTGAGAAAAAACTTGTTATCATCAAAG GGAATGGAGGCAAAGCTTTTTGTGCTGGAGGTGATGTAAAAGCAATAACTGAAGCTGCCTTTAAAGGCAATAAACTAGGCTATGAATTCTTTAAAAAGGAGTATACAAACAATGGTCTAATAGGCTCATACAAAATACCCTATGTTGCCTTTATAGATGGTATAGTTATGGGAGGGGGTGTGGGTTTATCTGTCCATGGCCCCTATAGAATAGCCACTGAAAGATCTTTATTTGCCATGCCTGAAACCCAAATCGGGTTGTTCCCTGATGTAGGAGGGTCCCATTTTTTGCCTAAATTAACAGGAAAACTTGGATGGTACTTGGCTTTAACAGGAGTAAGGTTAAAGGGTACTGATCTGTTCAAAGCTGGTATTGCAACTCATTTAACTGACAGTTCAAATCTAGAAAAGATTGAgaaagaattattgaaaacttctAATGAAAGTGAGATTAAGAGTGTTCTTAACAAATATCATAAGAATGATGAGAAGCGAGAGTTTTCTTTGAATCCATATTTGGGGAAGATTGATGCATGTTTCTCTGCACCTACTGTggaagaaatttatttgaggCTTGAAAAAGATGGTTCAAAATGGGCTGAAGAAACTATTGCTTTGTTGAACAAAATGTCACCTACAAGTCTTAAAATTACACTTCAACAGCTGGAATTGGGAAAAAGAATGGATTTGCATGAATGCTTGAAGATGGAATATCGAATGGCAGTAAATTGTGTTGATGGACATGACTTCAGAGAAG GAGTTAGAGCTTTACTAATTGATAAAGACCAAAGCCCTAAGTGGAAACCTGCCAATTTAAAAGATGTTACAAGTGAAATAATAGATAAACACTTTCGAAGACTTCCTGAAGAGATGGAGTTGAAGCATAAGCTGTAA